The following coding sequences are from one Panicum hallii strain FIL2 chromosome 5, PHallii_v3.1, whole genome shotgun sequence window:
- the LOC112893940 gene encoding glutaredoxin-C1, translated as MDRVTKLASQRAVVIFSMSSCCMCHTVTRLFRELGVNPTVVELDEDPRGKEMEKALARLLGRSPAVPAVFIGGRLVGSTDKVMSLHLGGNLVPLLRNAGALWV; from the coding sequence ATGGACCGGGTGACGAAGCTGGCTTCTCAGCGTGCGGTGGTGATCTTCAGCATGAGCTCCTGCTGCATGTGCCACACGGTGACGCGCCTGTTCCGCGAGCTCGGGGTGAACCCGACGGTGGTGGAGCTAGACGAGGACCCGCGGGGGAAGGAGATGGAGAAGGCGCTGGCGAGGCTGCTTGGACGCAGCCCCGCCGTGCCGGCGGTGTTCATCGGTGGAAGGCTCGTCGGCTCCACCGACAAGGTCATGTCGCTCCACCTTGGCGGCAACCTCGTCCCGCTGCTGCGCAATGCCGGCGCGCTCTGGGTGTAG